The sequence CGACAATCGCGGTGGCGGTGGCGGTGACCGCGGTGGCTTCCGCCGTGACGACAATCGTGGCGGTGACCGTCCGGCGTTCCGTCGTGATGATGAGCGTGGTGCTCCGCGTCGTGACAACGACCGTCCGGCGTTCCGTCGCGACGACCGCCGTGACGACAACCGCGGCGGCGGCAGCGACCGCCCGGCTTTCAGGCGTGACGACAACCGTGGCAGCGCCGGCGGCGACCGCGGCGGTTTCCGTGGACGCGACGACCGTGGCGGGCCCCGCCGCGACGACAGCCGTGGCCGCCCCAGTGGTGGTGGCTTCCGTGGGCGCGACGACCGTGGTGGGCGCGACGACCGTGCCGGTGGCCGCTTCCGCGACGAGCGCGACCGTGACCGCGAGCCGATCAAGCGGCTGCCGATCCCGGACGAGGTCACGGGCGACGAGATCGACAAGGACGTACGGCAGGAGCTCATGAGCCTGCCCAAGGGACTTGCCGAGGACGTCTCCAGGAACCTGGTGATGGTGGCCCGGCTCATCGACGAGGACCCCGAGGGCGCTTACGGCTACTCCAGGGTCGCGCTGCGGCTCGCGTCCCGTGTCGCCGCTGTGCGTGAGGCCGCCGGTTTCGCCGCATACGCGAACCAGAAGTACAGCGAGGCACTCGCCGAGTTCAGGGCCGCGCGGCGCATGACCGGCAACGTGGACCTGTGGCCCGTCATGGCGGACTGCGAGCGTGGCCTGGGGCGCCCCGAGAGGGCGCTCGACATGGCCGGGGCTCCCGAGGTCCAGAAGCTCGACAAGGCCGGACAGGTCGAGATGCGGCTCGTGGCGGCCGGTGCGCGGCGGGACATGGGCCAGCTCGACGCTGCCATCGTCACGCTGCAGAGCCCCGAGCTGGCCTCCAACTCCGCACAGCCCTGGACCCCGCGGCTGCGTTACGCGTACGCCGACGCGCTGCTCGCGGCCGGTCGTGAGGGCGAGGCCCGTGAGTGGTTCGCCAAGGCCGTCGAGTCCGACAAGGAGGGCAGCACGGACGCCTCCGACCGCCTCGCGGAACTCGACGGCGTCGAGTTCGTGGACGCGCTCGTCAAGGACGATGACGAGGTTGAGGTTGAGGTCGAGATCGTGGACACGGAGTCGCAGGAGCACGACGTCGATGTCGATGTCGATGTCGAGGACGATGACGTCAGCGACGACGACAGCGCTCCGGAGGTCTTGACCTCCGAGGTGCCGGCCGTCGAGGTTGCCGAGACCGACGCCCCCGCTGACGCCGCTGCGACCGAGGACTCCGACGAGGCCGAAGCGGTCGAGGACTCCGGGGATGAGCCGGAGGACGCCGTCGAGGTGGACGGCAGCCACAAGGACAGCCACACAGACGGCGCCAAGGGCGAGGCCAAGGGCGATCTGGAGGACTGAGGTCCTTCGGGGCCCTCAGGAAGCGTAGAAGCGTGCGGGCGGGATTCCCTGAGGGGAGTCCCGCCCGTTCGTGTTTCCGAGGGGTGTGTCAGACGGCGAGGGCGCGCAGCACCAGGCCCGACGCCGGCTTCGGGCCGAAGGACGTCGACTTGCGGGGCATCGTGACGCCCTGGCTCGCCAGATCGCGTACGACCTCCTCGCGGACCGGGTGCATCAGGACGGCCGTGCCGCCGTCGCGCTCCGCCTTGGCGACCGTGGCGGCCGTGTCGTGGATGTACGCGATGTGCTCGGGAATGTCCGGAATCTTCCAGATGTGGTCGAGCAGCGTGGCGTGCAGGACCGTCGCGTCGAGGGTCCGCCAGGCCTCCGGCGGGTCCGGCGGGATCGTACGGGCGAGGAGGTCGGGGGAGGGGCGGTCGACGAGGTGGAAGGTGCCGTCGCCCGCAAGGAGGAAGGCGTTTCCCTCGGTGGCCGCTACGGAGAGGGCCGACAGGGCCGCGGGGAGGGGTTCGTCGATGCGGCGTACGCGGAAGGAGTCGTCCAGGGCCGCGAGGGCCTCGGGCACCGGGAGCTGGTGCAGGAGACGGTGGATCGCGCGGACGCGGAGCGGATGGCGTGCGGTGTCCACCAGGAGCACCAGGCCGTAGTCCCAGGGGCTGGGTGAGGGGTGCTCCCCGCGGATCTGCAGATAGGTCGCCCAGCGGTGGTGGCCGTCGGCGATGAGTGCCTGGCGGTCGGCCAGATCCGTGTGGACCTCGGCGAGGTCGGCCGGATCGGTCACGGCCCACAGGCGATGGCTGAAGCCGTCCTCCGTGGTGGTGGACAGCAGGGGCGGGCGCTCCGCGGTGCGTTCGATGACGGCCGTCGTACCGGAGGCCGTGCCGTCGCCCCGGTAGGTCAGCAGCAGAGGTTCGAGGTTCGCGGAGGTGGCCCGCATGAGGGCCGCGCGGTCCGCGACGACGTGCGGCATGACGTCCTCGTGCGGCAGAACCACGCCCTCGGACGGCTCGGACAGGCGCAGGGCGCCGATGACGCCCCGCTGGAACATGCCTTCGTCGTCCCGCTGCTCGTAGACGTACAGGCCAGGCTCGGCGTCGGCTCTCAGGACACCCTCGGAGACCCAGCGGTGCAGGGTGTCCGCCGCCTGTTCGTTGCGGATGCCGGGGGTGGGGGCCTGCGGCAGGATCAGACGGACGATGTTGTGCGGGTCCGCCGATTCCAGATGCTGCAGGCCGTCGGGCCGTACGACCACGTCGTACGGCGGTGATGTGACGGCGGACAGGCTGCCGACCCGGTCGGGGTCGTAGCGCAGGCCCCGGAACGGGGTGAGGTCAAGGCCCATGCGTGCCGGTACGTCCGCGGTACCTGCCGTGTTCATTGATGCATCGTAAGTGTGTCAGTGCCATGAGCGATGATCGGGGGAAAGAGACCGAACGAGGAGCGATGCGTAATGAGCCAGACCGCGAGGACGCGGCCCGAGGGCAGCGACAGGGCCCTGAGCGAGGCGTACGACACGGCGCTGCTCGACCTGGACGGCGTGGTGTACGCGGGTGGCAACGCGATCGCGCACGCGGTCGAGTCGCTCGGCACGGCCCACACCGGCGGAATGCGCCTCGCGTACGTCACGAACAACGCGCTGCGGACACCCGACTCCGTCGCGGAGCACCTCACGGAGCTGGGCATAGCGACCGAGGCGTCGGACGTCATCACCTCCGCCCAGGCCGTGGCCCGGCTGATCAGCGAGCAGGTGCCGCAGGACGCGCGCGTGCTGGTGATCGGCGGGGAGGGACTGCGGGTCGCGCTGCGCGAGCGCGGCCTTGAGCCGGTCGAGTCGGCCGACGACGACCCGGTGGCGGTCGTGCAGGGCTTCGGCGGGCCCGACCTGGCGTGGGGGCGCTTCGCGGAGGCCTGTTACGCGATCTCGCGCGGGGTGCCGTGGTTCGCGTCCAACACCGACCTGACGATCCCCGGCGCACGCGGCATCGCTCCGGGCAACGGGGCGGCCGTGGAGGTCGTCCGGATCGCCACCGGTGCCGAACCGCAGGTGGCGGGCAAGCCGCTGC is a genomic window of Streptomyces sp. NBC_00414 containing:
- a CDS encoding HAD hydrolase-like protein, which codes for MSQTARTRPEGSDRALSEAYDTALLDLDGVVYAGGNAIAHAVESLGTAHTGGMRLAYVTNNALRTPDSVAEHLTELGIATEASDVITSAQAVARLISEQVPQDARVLVIGGEGLRVALRERGLEPVESADDDPVAVVQGFGGPDLAWGRFAEACYAISRGVPWFASNTDLTIPGARGIAPGNGAAVEVVRIATGAEPQVAGKPLPPMHRETILRTGAKRPLVVGDRLDTDIEGAFNGEVDSLLVLTGVTDGAQLLAAPPQHRPTYVDADLRGMLTGQPEVVEAGGGFRCGGYTATAGSERLELDGDGEPMDGLRALCAAAWTAAGDAASELDGGKALARLGL
- a CDS encoding DUF1015 domain-containing protein — translated: MNTAGTADVPARMGLDLTPFRGLRYDPDRVGSLSAVTSPPYDVVVRPDGLQHLESADPHNIVRLILPQAPTPGIRNEQAADTLHRWVSEGVLRADAEPGLYVYEQRDDEGMFQRGVIGALRLSEPSEGVVLPHEDVMPHVVADRAALMRATSANLEPLLLTYRGDGTASGTTAVIERTAERPPLLSTTTEDGFSHRLWAVTDPADLAEVHTDLADRQALIADGHHRWATYLQIRGEHPSPSPWDYGLVLLVDTARHPLRVRAIHRLLHQLPVPEALAALDDSFRVRRIDEPLPAALSALSVAATEGNAFLLAGDGTFHLVDRPSPDLLARTIPPDPPEAWRTLDATVLHATLLDHIWKIPDIPEHIAYIHDTAATVAKAERDGGTAVLMHPVREEVVRDLASQGVTMPRKSTSFGPKPASGLVLRALAV